In the genome of Propionispora vibrioides, the window TGACTTTTTCGTCGTCAATTCCGGCCGCCGTTATTTCGATGGCGATTCTAAAAATGTTTAAAGATTCCAATGTCCTGGAAAACAACATGGTGCAGACGCAGGCATCCGCAGCAGGCACTCTTTCTGCAGTTATATTCATTATTCCTGGTTTGCTCATGTTGGGGTACTGGCAGGGCTTTGCTTTCTGGCAGACACTGATGATTTGCGCCTGCGGCGGCAGCCTGGGTGTACTGTTTACCATTCCGTTGCGCCGGGCGATGATTGTTAACAGTGATCTTCCTTATCCGGAAGGTCTGGCGGCGGCCGAAATTTTAAAAGTAGGCAGCGGCAGCACGGACGGCAGTAAGAACAGCGGTGTAAAAGATATCATGAGCGGCGGGTTTGTTGCGGCTTTGGTCAGCTTGTGTGCCGACGGTTTTCAGGTTATTTCTTCCGGCGTGCATTACTGGTTTACCTTTGGCGGCATGATCTCCCAAGTGCCCTTGGGATTTTCTTCGGCTTTGCTGGGAGCCGGCTATTTGATCGGAATTGCCAGCGGTATATCTATTTTGGTGGGAACTCTTTTATCCTGGGGTGTTTTCGTTCCATATCTGACGGCAGGTCTGTCGCCAGCGGAGGGACAGAGCCTGGGCGCTTTCGCTACAGGCATATGGGCGCAAAAAGTCCGGCTGATTGGTGCCGGTACGATCGGTATTGCGGCTGTCTGGACTTTGTTGACGCTGGTTAAACCCATTTTGGAGGGAATGCGTATTTCGATTCAGGCTATGAGCCGTTCCGGGCAAGGGAAAGGTCTTCATAGAATGGATACCGACCTGGCGCCGAAAACGACGGCACTCATTTTAGGTGTGATTATCCTTGGTTTGCTGGCAACCTTCTATTCCTTTATTGCCGATGCCAACCTGACGGCTGGTGTGACCTGGGTCTTTATTATTGTCGGCGTGCTTGTTGCCGTCTGCATGGGCTTCTTTGTAGCTGCTGCCTGCGGCTATATGGCCGGTTTGATTGGTACTTCGGCCAGCCCGATTTCAGGGATTGGCATTTTGGGGATTATCATTTCTTCGTTGGTAGTACTCGGTATCGGTTCTGCCGTCAGCCTGTTTGATACGGCGGCGGGAAGCAAATTTGCTATTGCCCTGGCTATTTTTATGACTAGTGTTATTGTCAGCATTGCGGCTATTTCCAATGACAATCTGCAGGACTTGAAAACCGGCCAATTGGTCGGAGCCACTCCCTGGAAACAGCAGGTGGCCCTGCTCTTAGGTTGTATCGTCGGCGCTTTTGCCATTGCGCCGGTATTGAATCTGCTCTATGAAGCGTATGGCTTTGTGGGAGCCATGCCGCGTCCCGGCATGGATGAGGCTCAGGTTTTATCGGCACCGCAGGCAACCTTGATGACAACGATTGCCAAGGGGATTTTCAGTCATAATCTGGATTGGAATTATATTCTGTTCGGCGTCGGTGTCGGTTTGGTCATTATCGTTATTGACATTGTGTTGAAAAAGAATTCGTCGGCTAAATACTGCCTGCCGCCGTTGGCTGTGGGCATGGGTATTTACTTGCCGCCCACCTTGGAAATACCGTTGGTGTTTGGTGCCGTAATCAGCTATTTGGTCTGCCGGTACTTACGTAACCGGGCGGAAGAGCGGAGTCCGGGACATGTGGAAGACGATGTGGAAACCTGCAACCGTCACGGCGTGCTGTTTGCGTCAGGACTGATTGTTGGCGAAAGCCTAATGGGCGTTATAATCGCCATTATCATTGTATTCTCCGTGACTAGTGGCGGCAGTGATGCACCGCTCAAGCTGGTGGGCAAGGACTTTGGCGCCACGGCTGACTGGCTTGGTCTGGTCGTGTTTGCCGCAGTGATTGTCACTTTTGTTTCCCGGGTGCTTGGCGTAGAGTACAAAGTCAAAGCCAAGTAATGATTTCGCGATCAGTGACAGGATGATAGATCAGGATGGACAGTTATAATTAGACCTGCGGCGCACAGAGCCATTCTGGGCGCCGCTTTTATATGTGCGGGAAGCGAGTGGACGTATACGGAAAATGTAAGCCTTATGGTGCGGGAGCCTGGCAAATGTCCGGATTAGGTAGCCGGGAAACAATCTAATCCGGACATTTGCTGTTTTCGATATGTTAGGGCTTGTTTATAAAATGCCGAAACGCCCCCTACGGTGCTTTTTGTGCCATACTTCCTTGAAATTTTTTGAAATAGGGGCCACTATTCCTGCAAAATTTCGCGTGCCCTTTAGAGTATAACTCGTCTGGCGTAAAAATCTCTCGCCATGAGTCATTCCGTTATTTTACAAACAAGCCCTAGGCAGGAATTGGCTGTTGACAGGCAGAAACATGACAAAAAGGACAATGATCAGGACAGGGAGAGAGAACATATGAAATATGATGCGATATTATTTGATCTGGATGGCACCTTGACCGATTCGCAAGAAGGCATCTTGCGTTCGATCCAGTATGCCTTGGAAAAAAGCGGTATTGTCGAGAATGAGGTGGACAAACTGGTTCCTTTCATCGGGCCGCCGCTGGCTGAGTCTTTTCGGGAAGTGTATCGCATGGGTCCGGAACAGGTGGCACAGACGGTTGCCTACTACCAGGAGTATTT includes:
- a CDS encoding OPT family oligopeptide transporter, which gives rise to MKPIDFMSDKLSVPELTMRGMLLGMLITVIFTASNVYLGLKVGLTFSSSIPAAVISMAILKMFKDSNVLENNMVQTQASAAGTLSAVIFIIPGLLMLGYWQGFAFWQTLMICACGGSLGVLFTIPLRRAMIVNSDLPYPEGLAAAEILKVGSGSTDGSKNSGVKDIMSGGFVAALVSLCADGFQVISSGVHYWFTFGGMISQVPLGFSSALLGAGYLIGIASGISILVGTLLSWGVFVPYLTAGLSPAEGQSLGAFATGIWAQKVRLIGAGTIGIAAVWTLLTLVKPILEGMRISIQAMSRSGQGKGLHRMDTDLAPKTTALILGVIILGLLATFYSFIADANLTAGVTWVFIIVGVLVAVCMGFFVAAACGYMAGLIGTSASPISGIGILGIIISSLVVLGIGSAVSLFDTAAGSKFAIALAIFMTSVIVSIAAISNDNLQDLKTGQLVGATPWKQQVALLLGCIVGAFAIAPVLNLLYEAYGFVGAMPRPGMDEAQVLSAPQATLMTTIAKGIFSHNLDWNYILFGVGVGLVIIVIDIVLKKNSSAKYCLPPLAVGMGIYLPPTLEIPLVFGAVISYLVCRYLRNRAEERSPGHVEDDVETCNRHGVLFASGLIVGESLMGVIIAIIIVFSVTSGGSDAPLKLVGKDFGATADWLGLVVFAAVIVTFVSRVLGVEYKVKAK